The following proteins are encoded in a genomic region of Alnus glutinosa chromosome 8, dhAlnGlut1.1, whole genome shotgun sequence:
- the LOC133876484 gene encoding uncharacterized protein LOC133876484, which produces MGYSKTFLLLGLVLAVVLLISSDVSAREFADAAQTQENMQTDSMEDKHHDHRHVHGHGHGHHGHGHGHHHGHGHPGHGVAADETETETETNQN; this is translated from the exons atgGGTTACTCAAAGACTTTTCTTCTCCTTGGTCTTGTCTTAGCTGTTGTGCTTCTCATCTCCTCCGATGTCTCAGCTCGTGAGTTTGCCGACGCCGCTCAAACCC AGGAGAATATGCAAACTGACAGTATGGAGGACAAGCATCATGACCATCGTCACGTTCATGGACATGGCCATGGACACCACGGCCATGGACATGGTCATCACCACGGCCATGGTCATCCAGGACACGGTGTTGCTGCTGACGAGACAGAAACCGAAACTGAAACCAACCAAAATTAG